From the Maioricimonas rarisocia genome, one window contains:
- the glnA gene encoding type I glutamate--ammonia ligase, whose translation MSFPTSPSEFFDFCKEHNVQQLDLKFCDIFGAWQHCTYPIDMVDDGVFEDGFGFDGSSIRGWQAINESDMLAVPDPSSARIDPFFGTPTVSLIADIYDPITKQAYDKDPRGVAKRGIEYLKQTGIADTCFIGPEPEFFVFDDVRYMSTQRSAMYEIDSSEAAWNTGRSEEGGNLGHKVGYKGGYFPVSPSDTMHDLRSAMVAELQKVGIVVEAHHHEVGTAGQCEIDMKFSPLIQMADQFLWYKYIIKNVAKQHGKTVTFMPKPIFEDNGSGMHTHISLWKGGDPLMAGDGYAGMSETGLHAIGGIIKHGRALIALSNPTANSFHRLVPGFEAPVTLAMSQRNRSASCRIPMYSPSPKAKRVEFRCPDPSACGYLSFTALMMAMIDGIQNKIDPGEPLDRDIYDMTPEELAETNVAPKSLGEALDALEADHDFLTAGDVFSEGLLKSFMEHKREEEIDQIRLRPHPFEFDLYYDC comes from the coding sequence ATGAGCTTTCCCACCAGTCCCTCCGAGTTTTTCGACTTCTGCAAGGAGCACAATGTCCAGCAGCTCGACCTGAAGTTCTGTGACATCTTCGGGGCGTGGCAGCACTGTACGTACCCGATCGACATGGTCGACGACGGTGTCTTCGAAGACGGCTTCGGCTTCGACGGGTCCTCGATTCGTGGCTGGCAGGCGATTAACGAATCGGACATGCTCGCCGTTCCGGATCCCTCTTCGGCCCGCATCGATCCGTTCTTCGGAACGCCGACGGTCAGCCTGATCGCCGACATCTACGATCCGATCACCAAGCAGGCCTACGACAAGGATCCCCGTGGCGTCGCCAAGCGGGGCATCGAGTACCTGAAGCAGACCGGCATCGCCGACACCTGCTTTATCGGCCCGGAGCCGGAATTCTTCGTCTTCGACGACGTCCGCTACATGTCCACGCAGCGGAGCGCGATGTACGAGATCGACTCTTCCGAAGCGGCCTGGAATACCGGCCGCAGCGAAGAGGGGGGCAACCTGGGACACAAGGTCGGCTACAAGGGGGGCTACTTCCCCGTTTCGCCATCCGACACCATGCACGATCTGCGTAGCGCCATGGTGGCCGAACTGCAGAAGGTGGGCATCGTCGTCGAGGCGCACCACCACGAGGTCGGCACCGCCGGTCAGTGCGAGATCGACATGAAGTTCTCGCCGCTGATCCAGATGGCCGATCAGTTCCTGTGGTACAAGTACATCATCAAGAACGTCGCCAAGCAGCACGGCAAGACCGTGACGTTCATGCCCAAGCCGATCTTCGAAGACAACGGCAGCGGCATGCACACCCACATCTCGCTGTGGAAGGGTGGCGACCCGCTGATGGCCGGCGACGGCTATGCCGGCATGTCCGAAACGGGCCTGCACGCCATCGGTGGTATCATCAAGCACGGTCGGGCGCTGATTGCTCTGTCGAACCCGACGGCCAACAGCTTCCACCGTCTGGTGCCCGGCTTCGAGGCTCCCGTGACCCTGGCGATGAGCCAGCGGAACCGGTCGGCCAGTTGCCGTATCCCGATGTACTCGCCGAGCCCGAAGGCGAAGCGTGTCGAGTTCCGCTGCCCCGATCCTTCGGCCTGCGGCTACCTCAGCTTCACCGCGCTGATGATGGCCATGATCGACGGCATCCAGAACAAGATCGATCCGGGCGAGCCGCTCGATCGCGACATCTACGACATGACCCCCGAAGAACTGGCGGAGACCAACGTGGCTCCGAAGTCGCTCGGCGAGGCGCTGGACGCACTCGAAGCCGATCACGACTTCCTGACCGCCGGTGACGTCTTCAGCGAAGGGCTGCTCAAGTCCTTCATGGAGCACAAGCGGGAAGAAGAAATCGATCAGATCCGGCTGCGTCCGCATCCGTTCGAATTCGATCTTTACTACGACTGCTGA
- a CDS encoding D-2-hydroxyacid dehydrogenase — protein MKFVVFPPVDDRRLAAIRSAAGPMQVAAPADANAALREIVDADAFFGKLTPDLLAAATQLKWVQSPTASLEHYLFPELIEHPLRLSNMRGLFSDVIADHVMGYVLCFARQLHRYLRQQINHTWSPIGGEQTRPGFATGPGQVSPIDRAHQHLGDCTLGVVGVGHIGSEIVRRAAAFGMTVLGVDPYPRPVEGVLDDVWALDRLDELLAASDYVVIAAPHTPETEKLFDAQRISWMKSSAVLINIGRGIIVDLQDLTDALEGNVIAGAALDVFETEPLPEDHPLWGMENVILTPHVAAASPRVAERHLDVLLENIRRFVAGEEPTNLVDKTQWF, from the coding sequence ATGAAATTCGTCGTATTCCCCCCTGTGGACGACCGCCGCCTCGCAGCGATCCGGAGTGCAGCCGGCCCCATGCAGGTCGCCGCTCCGGCAGATGCGAACGCTGCTCTTCGTGAGATCGTCGATGCCGACGCCTTCTTCGGAAAGCTGACCCCGGACCTGCTCGCGGCCGCGACACAGCTGAAATGGGTGCAGTCTCCGACGGCAAGCCTCGAGCATTACCTGTTCCCCGAACTGATCGAGCATCCCCTCCGCCTCAGCAACATGCGGGGACTGTTTTCCGACGTTATCGCCGATCACGTCATGGGCTACGTCCTCTGCTTTGCCCGGCAGTTGCATCGGTACCTGAGGCAACAGATCAATCACACGTGGTCGCCGATCGGTGGAGAACAGACCCGCCCCGGCTTCGCAACAGGGCCCGGCCAGGTCAGTCCAATCGACCGCGCTCACCAGCATCTGGGGGACTGCACACTGGGGGTGGTGGGAGTGGGGCACATCGGCAGCGAGATCGTGCGCCGTGCCGCTGCCTTCGGAATGACCGTCCTGGGCGTCGATCCGTATCCGCGGCCTGTCGAAGGCGTCCTGGATGACGTGTGGGCACTCGATCGACTTGACGAATTGCTTGCCGCCAGTGATTACGTCGTCATCGCGGCCCCTCATACGCCAGAAACCGAGAAGCTGTTCGACGCACAGCGGATCAGTTGGATGAAGTCGTCGGCGGTGCTGATCAATATCGGCCGGGGCATCATCGTCGACCTGCAGGATCTGACGGACGCACTCGAAGGAAACGTCATCGCCGGTGCCGCGCTGGATGTCTTCGAAACCGAACCGCTGCCGGAGGATCATCCGCTGTGGGGAATGGAGAACGTGATCCTCACTCCGCACGTTGCCGCCGCATCTCCGCGGGTTGCCGAGCGCCACCTGGACGTGCTGCTCGAGAACATACGACGTTTCGTCGCGGGCGAGGAGCCGACGAATCTGGTGGACAAGACACAGTGGTTTTAG
- a CDS encoding carbon storage regulator, protein MRDIDCGIDDTIAIGEVTITVLDIEGNEVRLGISSPEEGIDYREVVLQVGESCRPHAMDLAAAVCLN, encoded by the coding sequence ATGCGCGATATCGATTGTGGCATCGATGATACGATTGCCATTGGGGAAGTCACCATCACTGTTCTCGACATCGAAGGCAACGAAGTCCGCCTCGGAATCTCCTCCCCGGAGGAGGGAATCGACTATCGGGAAGTTGTGTTGCAGGTCGGCGAATCCTGCCGTCCCCATGCCATGGATCTGGCTGCAGCCGTCTGCCTGAACTGA
- a CDS encoding isoprenyl transferase: protein MSHTPYTADEITALGLTPGQLPRHVAIIMDGNGRWAQRRGLPRVEGHRRGVTSVRAVVEECAKLELDQLTLYCLSSENWKRPQMELELLLNLLQRYVVAERDEIMRQNIRFCTIGRTSELNRRVLQEVQKTIELSRENDGMRLCLALNYGGRGEIVDAVQEIAHAVKDGRLNPDEITESTVSEHLYTAGMSDPDLVIRTASEMRVSNFLLWQISYAELFVTPTLWPEFREPHLREAFNEYTQRERRFGGLKTSGLQPARNGSIPADGT from the coding sequence GTGTCTCATACCCCGTACACCGCTGACGAAATCACGGCCCTGGGGCTCACCCCCGGACAGTTGCCTCGACACGTTGCCATCATCATGGATGGCAACGGTCGCTGGGCGCAGCGCCGTGGGCTGCCGCGCGTCGAAGGGCATCGTCGCGGTGTGACCAGCGTTCGCGCGGTCGTGGAGGAGTGCGCCAAACTCGAGCTCGACCAGCTCACGCTGTACTGCCTGAGCAGCGAGAACTGGAAACGCCCCCAGATGGAACTGGAGCTGCTGTTGAACCTGCTGCAGCGGTATGTCGTGGCCGAACGCGACGAGATCATGCGGCAGAACATCCGGTTCTGCACGATCGGTCGGACCAGCGAACTGAACCGCCGCGTGCTGCAGGAAGTGCAGAAGACGATCGAGCTCAGCCGCGAGAACGACGGCATGCGGCTCTGCCTGGCTCTCAACTACGGGGGCCGGGGTGAAATCGTCGATGCCGTGCAGGAGATCGCTCACGCCGTCAAAGACGGGCGGCTCAATCCGGACGAGATCACCGAGAGCACGGTCTCCGAGCATCTTTACACGGCGGGAATGAGCGATCCGGATCTGGTGATTCGCACGGCCAGCGAAATGCGGGTGAGCAACTTTCTGCTCTGGCAGATCAGCTACGCCGAGCTGTTCGTTACGCCGACGCTCTGGCCGGAATTCCGCGAACCGCACCTGCGTGAAGCGTTCAACGAGTATACGCAGCGCGAGCGTCGGTTCGGCGGCCTCAAGACATCCGGTCTGCAGCCGGCCCGGAACGGCTCGATTCCGGCAGACGGAACATGA
- a CDS encoding phosphatidate cytidylyltransferase, with amino-acid sequence MLGWRLAISAILIPSIVLLFFLDAHLGTPAPVLFLLCVFLCLRSTYEMIDLMRERSFAPHWRLTALCGVAVIVAAWGPRMVGLERNTLIVLGVVAMTYAMCVLLLFFAAAMRYREPGRSVDTLGAEILTVSYAGFLLGLTAQLRWVVGTDAGYIVLGSLLVTAKSGDVGAFFVGRLFGRRKMAPLLSPGKTWAGAVGALLGGAVGAWAWLTYATPWLYPEAEPTPWYWSALYGVLIGIVGLIGDLCESMVKRDMGKKDSANLLPGFGGLLDLLDSVLYSGPVALVLWVVLPLATWR; translated from the coding sequence ATGCTCGGCTGGCGGCTCGCCATATCGGCGATCCTCATTCCTTCGATCGTCCTGCTGTTCTTTCTGGACGCTCATCTCGGCACACCGGCGCCGGTCCTGTTCCTGTTGTGCGTGTTTCTGTGCCTGCGCAGCACGTACGAGATGATCGACCTGATGCGCGAGCGATCATTCGCGCCGCACTGGCGACTGACAGCGCTTTGCGGCGTGGCGGTCATTGTTGCTGCCTGGGGCCCCCGCATGGTCGGGCTCGAACGGAACACGCTGATCGTCCTGGGCGTCGTCGCGATGACGTATGCGATGTGCGTCCTGCTGCTGTTCTTCGCCGCTGCAATGCGTTATCGGGAGCCCGGCCGCAGCGTCGACACACTGGGAGCGGAAATCCTGACGGTCAGCTACGCCGGGTTTCTGCTGGGCCTGACCGCGCAGCTTCGCTGGGTGGTGGGGACCGACGCCGGCTACATCGTCCTCGGTTCACTGCTCGTGACCGCCAAGTCGGGAGATGTGGGGGCATTCTTTGTCGGGCGGCTGTTCGGTCGCCGCAAGATGGCCCCGCTGCTCAGTCCCGGCAAGACCTGGGCCGGAGCAGTCGGTGCACTGCTCGGCGGTGCGGTCGGTGCCTGGGCCTGGTTGACCTACGCGACGCCATGGCTGTATCCGGAAGCCGAGCCGACTCCCTGGTACTGGTCGGCCCTCTACGGCGTGCTGATTGGCATCGTCGGCCTGATCGGCGATCTGTGCGAATCGATGGTCAAACGGGACATGGGCAAGAAGGACTCGGCCAATCTGCTGCCCGGTTTCGGGGGACTGCTCGATCTGCTCGACAGTGTGCTCTATTCCGGTCCGGTCGCCCTGGTGCTGTGGGTGGTTCTGCCGCTTGCCACGTGGCGGTAG
- a CDS encoding leucine-rich repeat domain-containing protein: MKRFIVVGLLLISLGCSDASQPEETNSTDRAEAPPVPSAPAMDFSAQLTADELRRQLGVGKNTEFRKAGGRFVEAFLAESAVEDLAPLKGQPLKLLDLSRTAVSDLSPLAGMPLERLSLFETKVDDLSPLEGMPLRFLDLTNTPVDDISPLEGMRLEELYLEGTNVRDISVVHGMPLQNLRMEHCPVEDISPLEGMGFDQLSLFDTQVKDISVVRTMPRLGTIWLRETPVSDISALADINLESLDIQETQVDDLSPLAGKTSLRRLNIAGTPITDLRPLEGLPLTRLIFTPRNITEGLDVVRGMTTLTQLDVQFDDYDRVMTPDAFWAKYDAGELTEEK, translated from the coding sequence GTGAAACGCTTCATCGTCGTCGGCCTGCTGCTGATCTCACTGGGATGCTCCGACGCATCACAACCCGAAGAGACCAACTCCACCGATCGGGCCGAAGCGCCCCCGGTTCCGTCGGCCCCGGCCATGGACTTTTCGGCCCAGCTGACAGCGGACGAACTGAGGAGGCAACTGGGTGTCGGCAAGAACACCGAATTCCGCAAGGCGGGAGGACGTTTCGTCGAAGCGTTCCTGGCCGAATCGGCCGTCGAAGATCTCGCGCCGCTCAAAGGGCAACCACTGAAATTGCTCGACCTGTCCCGCACGGCGGTCAGCGATCTGAGTCCTCTGGCCGGAATGCCGCTCGAACGTCTGTCGCTGTTCGAGACGAAAGTTGACGATCTCTCGCCGCTGGAAGGGATGCCGCTCCGCTTTCTCGATCTGACCAATACCCCGGTCGATGACATCAGCCCGCTGGAGGGAATGCGGCTCGAAGAGCTGTACCTCGAAGGAACGAACGTCCGGGACATCAGTGTGGTGCACGGCATGCCGCTGCAGAATCTCCGGATGGAACATTGTCCGGTCGAGGACATTTCCCCGCTGGAAGGGATGGGATTCGACCAGCTCAGTCTGTTCGATACGCAGGTGAAGGACATCAGCGTCGTCCGCACGATGCCGCGGCTGGGGACGATCTGGCTGCGGGAAACGCCGGTCAGCGACATCTCGGCCCTGGCGGACATCAACCTGGAGAGCCTGGACATTCAGGAGACACAGGTGGACGATCTGTCGCCGCTGGCGGGAAAGACGTCGCTGCGTCGACTGAATATCGCGGGGACGCCGATCACGGACCTTCGTCCGCTGGAAGGATTGCCGCTCACGCGGTTGATCTTTACTCCCCGGAACATCACTGAAGGGCTGGATGTCGTTCGGGGCATGACGACGTTGACGCAGCTCGACGTGCAGTTCGACGACTACGATCGGGTGATGACGCCGGACGCCTTCTGGGCAAAGTACGATGCCGGTGAGCTGACCGAGGAGAAGTGA
- a CDS encoding DUF1553 domain-containing protein, with protein MLSFGRSNLAAAVLAASILWTGHVVAADGEVDDAGLAFFEKRIRPVLVEQCYSCHAVDAKSVRGGLVVDSRDGLLVGGDSGAAIVPGKPDESLLIEALRYESYEMPPKGKLPQPVIDDFVKWVEMGAPDPRDGQAKVAEGGIDLEQGRQHWSFQPVKRHPVPAPQSADWAAGPIDRFILDRLEQEGLQPAADADRRTLLRRVTFDLTGLPPTPAEIDAFLADDSPDAFEKVVDRLLDSPHFGERWGRHWLDVARFAESTGGGRSLLYQVSWQYRDYVVRAFNEDKPFDRFIIEQIAGDLLPYDDAVQGRDQLVATAFLALGPHNYENQDKEQLRMDVIDEQIDVTGRAFLALTIGCARCHDHKFDPVPTADYYALAGIFRSTNSLVDGNVSRWVSRPLPLPAEQQRQLDEHNRAVARVTKELKARSSELEQLQSQLPAVTVDDDKATLTGEWTPSTSIGPFVARGYRHAKNSNATATFRLTLPRAGRYAVRIAYTASANRSPNARVRVHYAGGVDELQVNQQKKPTLDGLYFPLGEYVFDGEAVVEFPVENTTGHVIIDAVQAVCLEPADGEVAKELAERAEQARALEETITQLQQSLQELEENKPPKAVEVMAVEEADEIGDYAICIRGNVHKLGDRVPRGFLSVIPIEQPAISDDSSGRLELARWIAHPDNPLTPRVAVNRIWHHLFGQGIVRTVDNFGVPGELPSHPELLDYLASQLIDSGWSNKQMVREIVLSRTYRLSSDRGERAIAADAENRWLAGQNRRRLEAEAIYDSVLSLSGQLDRQTGGDTVRPGTRSEYGYRFDTGRRAIYLPVFRNRLHDLLTVFDFPNPNLSNGRRKVTTLATQALFLMNSPFIWEQSRLTAERLLADESLTDSERLAQLYQWALGREPSSAERELALKYLAADSADPVEMWGTLCQAVIASVDFRYVY; from the coding sequence ATGCTCAGTTTCGGGAGGTCGAACCTTGCGGCTGCCGTCCTGGCAGCGTCCATTCTGTGGACCGGTCACGTGGTGGCCGCCGACGGCGAGGTTGATGATGCGGGGCTGGCGTTCTTCGAGAAACGCATCCGGCCGGTGCTGGTCGAACAGTGTTACAGCTGCCACGCGGTCGACGCGAAGTCGGTCCGTGGAGGCCTCGTCGTCGACTCGCGTGACGGACTGCTCGTCGGCGGCGATTCGGGGGCGGCGATCGTTCCCGGAAAGCCGGACGAAAGCCTGCTGATCGAGGCGCTTCGCTACGAGAGCTATGAGATGCCCCCCAAGGGCAAGCTGCCGCAGCCGGTCATCGACGACTTCGTCAAATGGGTCGAAATGGGAGCCCCCGACCCACGGGACGGCCAGGCGAAAGTGGCCGAGGGAGGCATCGACCTCGAACAGGGCCGGCAGCACTGGTCCTTCCAGCCGGTCAAACGGCATCCGGTTCCCGCACCACAGAGCGCTGATTGGGCTGCGGGGCCGATCGATCGCTTCATCCTGGACCGCCTGGAGCAGGAAGGCCTGCAACCGGCAGCGGATGCAGACCGGCGGACACTGCTCCGCCGTGTGACGTTCGATCTGACCGGGCTTCCCCCCACGCCGGCCGAAATCGACGCGTTTCTCGCCGACGACTCTCCCGACGCGTTCGAGAAGGTGGTCGACCGGCTGCTCGATTCGCCGCACTTCGGCGAACGATGGGGACGGCATTGGCTCGACGTGGCCCGTTTCGCGGAATCCACCGGAGGCGGGCGATCGCTGCTGTACCAAGTCTCCTGGCAGTATCGCGACTATGTGGTCCGGGCTTTCAACGAAGACAAACCTTTCGATCGGTTCATCATTGAGCAGATCGCCGGCGACCTGCTGCCGTACGACGATGCCGTTCAGGGCCGTGACCAGCTCGTGGCGACGGCGTTTCTTGCCCTGGGGCCGCATAACTACGAGAACCAGGACAAGGAACAGTTGCGGATGGACGTCATCGACGAACAGATCGACGTCACTGGACGGGCCTTCCTCGCGTTGACGATCGGATGCGCCCGCTGCCACGACCACAAGTTCGATCCCGTTCCGACCGCAGACTATTACGCGCTGGCGGGAATCTTTCGCAGCACGAACTCTCTGGTGGACGGCAACGTCTCGAGGTGGGTTTCCCGGCCGCTCCCACTTCCCGCCGAGCAGCAACGCCAACTCGACGAACACAATCGGGCCGTGGCGCGTGTGACGAAAGAGCTGAAAGCACGATCCAGCGAACTCGAGCAACTGCAGTCGCAACTTCCGGCGGTGACCGTCGACGACGACAAGGCCACGCTGACCGGCGAGTGGACGCCAAGTACCAGTATCGGTCCGTTCGTCGCACGCGGCTATCGGCACGCGAAGAACAGCAACGCGACCGCGACCTTCCGGCTGACGCTTCCGCGCGCTGGACGCTATGCAGTCCGCATTGCCTACACGGCGTCGGCGAATCGCAGCCCCAATGCCCGCGTGAGAGTGCACTACGCCGGCGGCGTCGACGAGCTGCAGGTCAATCAGCAGAAGAAGCCAACCCTCGATGGCCTCTACTTCCCGCTGGGCGAGTACGTGTTCGATGGCGAGGCTGTCGTCGAATTCCCTGTCGAGAACACCACAGGCCACGTCATCATCGACGCGGTCCAGGCCGTCTGCCTCGAGCCCGCCGACGGAGAGGTCGCAAAGGAACTGGCGGAACGAGCGGAACAGGCCCGCGCGCTGGAAGAAACGATCACGCAGTTGCAGCAAAGCCTGCAGGAGCTCGAGGAGAACAAGCCGCCAAAGGCTGTCGAGGTCATGGCGGTCGAAGAAGCGGACGAGATCGGCGACTACGCGATCTGCATCCGCGGCAATGTCCATAAGCTGGGGGATCGGGTACCGCGAGGTTTTCTATCGGTCATTCCCATCGAACAACCGGCGATCAGCGACGACAGCAGCGGCCGGCTCGAACTGGCCCGCTGGATCGCCCATCCCGACAATCCGCTCACACCGCGGGTGGCCGTCAATCGCATCTGGCATCATCTGTTCGGCCAGGGCATCGTGCGAACGGTCGACAACTTCGGCGTGCCGGGTGAACTGCCGTCGCATCCCGAACTGCTCGACTATCTGGCCTCGCAACTGATCGACTCGGGCTGGTCGAACAAACAGATGGTTCGCGAGATCGTGCTTTCGCGGACGTACCGGCTGTCTTCGGATCGCGGAGAACGTGCAATTGCCGCCGATGCCGAAAACCGCTGGCTTGCCGGCCAGAACCGCAGACGGCTGGAGGCCGAAGCGATCTACGATTCGGTTCTGTCTCTCTCCGGTCAACTCGACCGGCAGACAGGAGGGGATACGGTCCGGCCGGGGACGCGGTCGGAGTACGGATACCGCTTCGACACGGGCCGTCGGGCAATATATCTGCCGGTGTTTCGCAACCGGTTGCACGATCTGCTGACGGTCTTCGACTTCCCGAATCCGAACCTCTCGAACGGCCGCCGCAAGGTGACGACACTCGCGACGCAGGCGCTGTTTCTGATGAACAGCCCGTTCATCTGGGAGCAGTCCCGGCTGACGGCCGAACGGCTGCTGGCGGACGAGTCGCTCACCGACTCCGAACGTCTCGCGCAACTCTATCAATGGGCTCTGGGACGGGAACCCTCCTCGGCCGAGCGTGAGCTGGCCCTGAAGTATCTGGCGGCCGATTCGGCCGATCCCGTCGAGATGTGGGGAACCCTCTGCCAGGCGGTGATCGCCAGCGTCGATTTCCGGTACGTGTACTGA